A single window of Eucalyptus grandis isolate ANBG69807.140 chromosome 1, ASM1654582v1, whole genome shotgun sequence DNA harbors:
- the LOC120292750 gene encoding uncharacterized protein LOC120292750, with translation MADWVAAFGIGLISHSQSNSFARAAEVDIALQAFWASFLLLHLGGPDTITAFSLEDSSLWRRHLLSLLFQFSVAIYVFVQIFPNDKSLVIPTMLVFLAGVIKNVERIIALYRSSLSRLREASLLIDQGFNANLMLERELTYLNCEYSREEEAKLVESIAVKHAYYFFAISKVFLIDRFYSAEERITSHKYFHKVSAVDALRVISIELHFMYEMLYTKALAICSKWSYIIRFIAFTEVMTAFVLFNRFKKHELPKLDVEITYILLFGGIALDVITLFTLVFSDWTIAKIMQNKTRSSNKLYSFLHKLITATYDRRKPQYATCKIEPTAEATYEFLDTPFIFQRWSESISACTILSEIWGESPRKMYKCDQRQGVIAFSDICSLPFHKAEKIISCFHGTCKIFVGSKAAMLLDIPRYTSKSPLLIELWIFIFEEVKRKSEEVHSPTKMRKIYEARGDMFLKSKPKGVDCERLLQHVTKSTYDTNVIKWHVATEILYKIDKSREKNDKKEFSKILSDYLLYLLIKQPHVASAVAGFAKNTFCEVFWYLNDRMSGAKDIEALYKALWEDFPGEDNPLKEWIVLARKLEGFGEMKWEVMSGVWVEMLSYAASHIKGEVHAQVLSKGGELLPFVWLLMTHFGCHYKPEWGTYEDFLFLPELETVLHDDNGNQEEDDSSPSISN, from the coding sequence ATGGCTGATTGGGTAGCTGCATTTGGGATCGGGCTCATCTCTCATAGCCAAAGCAATTCGTTTGCTCGTGCAGCTGAAGTAGACATAGCACTTCAGGCATTTTGGGCCTCTTTTCTGTTGTTACATCTTGGTGGTCCGGATACCATTACTGCCTTCTCTCTAGAGGATAGTTCGCTTTGGCGACGACACTTGCTCAGTCTCCTCTTCCAATTCAGTGTTGCCATCTATGTTTTTGTGCAAATATTTCCCAATGACAAGTCACTAGTGATCCCAACAATGCTAGTGTTTCTTGCCGGGGTCATAAAAAATGTAGAGAGGATAATTGCACTTTATCGCTCAAGCCTCTCGAGACTTAGGGAAGCGTCTCTTTTGATTGACCAAGGATTTAATGCAAATTTGATGTTGGAAAGAGAACTCACATATCTAAATTGTGAATATTCtcgtgaagaagaagcaaaacttGTCGAGAGCATTGCGGTGAAGCATGCTTACTACTTCTTTGCAATCTCTAAAGTCTTCCTCATAGATCGCTTCTATTCAGCTGAGGAACGCATCACAAGCCACAAATATTTCCACAAAGTTTCTGCGGTGGATGCATTAAGGGTGATATCAATTGAACTCCATTTCATGTATGAGATGCTATATACAAAAGCATTAGCAATATGTTCCAAGTGGAGCTACATTATTCGCTTCATAGCCTTCACTGAGGTTATGACAGCTTTTGTCTTGTTCAATCGTTTCAAGAAGCATGAGCTCCCTAAACTCGATGTGGAAATTACCTATATCCTTCTTTTCGGAGGGATTGCTCTTGATGTGAtaactctcttcacactcgtttTCTCTGATTGGACTATTGCTAAAATCatgcaaaacaaaacaagatcATCTAATAAACTATATTCATTTCTCCACAAGTTAATAACCGCCACGTATGACCGGAGGAAGCCCCAATACGCCACATGTAAAATAGAGCCTACCGCTGAAGCTACGTATGAGTTCTTAGATACACCATTCATATTTCAAAGGTGGTCAGAATCCATTTCCGCTTGCACCATTTTGTCCGAAATATGGGGAGAGAGTCCAAGAAAGATGTACAAGTGCGATCAACGCCAGGGTGTCATCGCTTTTTCTGATATTTGTAGTCTTCCATTCCATAAGGCTGAGAAGATCATCTCTTGTTTCCATGGAACTTGCAAAATATTCGTCGGATCGAAAGCAGCAATGCTTTTGGATATTCCAAGGTACACGTCCAAGAGTCCCTTATTAATTGAGTTATGGATCTTTATCTTTGAGGAGGTGAAACGTAAATCTGAAGAGGTACATAGTCCAACAAAGATGAGGAAGATATATGAGGCTAGAGGTGATATGTTTCTCAAAAGTAAACCGAAGGGGGTCGATTGCGAGAGACTTTTACAGCATGTCACCAAGTCTACTTACGACACCAATGTTATAAAGTGGCATGTTGctacagaaattttgtacaaaatAGACAAATCcagagaaaaaaatgacaaaaaggaaTTCAGTAAGATCCTTTCTGACTACCTGTTGTATCTTTTAATTAAGCAGCCTCATGTGGCGTCCGCCGTGGCAGGATTTGCCAAAAATACATTTTGTGAGGTGTTCTGGTATTTAAATGACAGAATGAGTGGTGCCAAGGATATTGAGGCGCTATACAAGGCATTGTGGGAGGACTTTCCTGGCGAAGACAACCCGCTCAAGGAGTGGATCGTATTGGCCCGAAAGCTGGAAGGCTTTGGGGAAATGAAGTGGGAGGTGATGAGCGGAGTGTGGGTCGAGATGCTGTCATATGCAGCAAGTCATATTAAGGGAGAGGTACATGCGCAGGTGTTGAGCAAAGGTGGAGAGCTTCTTCCCTTCGTTTGGCTGTTGATGACTCATTTTGGTTGTCACTACAAACCTGAATGGGGCACCTATgaggattttttgtttttgccggAACTGGAAACAGTTCTCCACGATGATAACGgaaatcaagaggaagatgattcCAGCCCGTCTATCAGTAATTGA